The sequence CTTGACAACCCTTATCTTGTCCTCACCATAGAAGGATGCTACCATCTTTGCAGCTTTGTCGGTACATATCACCGTAAAATCATCCTTAATTTTTCTAAAGTTTGAAATCCAGCCTGAATGGTCCGGTTCCATATGATTAACAATCAAATAATCAATATTCTTTGGATCAACGCCTATATCTTCCAAATTTTTATAAAGAGTTTCAGGTATTCCGTCCCATCCAATCACACCGTCAATTATTGCAGTTTTTTCTCCCTGAACTATATAGGAATTAAGAGTGACTCCGTTTGCAAGCTCCCATATTCCTTCAAACAGTATGTCTTCAACATTCATTGTAAGCATGTGTATTCCATCTGCAATCTTTAGCTTCTTCATATTGCATCCTCCTCGTATTTCATAGTCCATAAGTTCTATACCCAAACTGAGTCTGATAAATCAAAAAAAATGATTAATGACTCAATTTAATAATATCATAAAATTCCATTGTTTTTTACGTTTCCGAGTATTTTTTGTGAATTTAGCTTCCTTTTTCCTTCACAACTCTTTTTGCTATTGGAACATCCGCAGGTAAGAGGTCATAGTTCAATAAATCTTCTATTTTCACCCACTTGTATTTGTCATGCACCGACATCTGAATTTCGCCGTCAACTATAGTACAATAATACGCAATCAAATCAATGCTTATGTCATCGTAATCATAAGGAACCTCTGTACAAAATCCCTCAACGGAAACAGTTATATTAAGCTCCTCTTTAAGCTCTCTTGCAAGACATTCCTCAGGGGTTTCATCAGCCTCAATTTTTCCGCCAGGAAACTCCCATCCACCGGCAAAGTTTTCGTTTGGCGCACGCCGGGTAATTAAAACTTTGTCATTGTTTATAATGATCCCTGCCGTAACTCTGATTCTTTCCATAAATTTACACCTCTTTATTAGTTTTTGTCCTGCCTTCTGTTTCCATCGTCATCAAAGTTCTTCTTCAATGAGGACTCCACCGGAAATATAGACCCGACCAGCGCTAAGACTTGAACACACTGAATTATCATCGTCACTGTTCCAACTGTTTTTACATCGCCGTTAATAAACGGAAGCATGGCAATTATGGTGGGAATAAGCAAAATGAATCCCAGCTTAAACCAGAGTCTTCCACAGCAATCATGGGCAAATTTCCAAGTCTCATCATTTTTCATCGATCTTGCGGTTCGATACCCATATATTGCATTTATGCTCTTTGGCGGATGCTTATACATCATATAACCGACTCCAATCATAATAACCGGTATCATCAGATTGCACAAAAACATTATTATCCAAAACCACATTGAAAACACCCCAACTTTATTGTTTTTACTTGCTATACTTTATGTCTGTTTAAAAGATAAACTATTCTTAATAGCTTTTTACACCATTTAGTATATCTTATCATATTTAATCTCTCAACTCTTCTCTCTCATATTGAGAGTAATCAGCATAAAATAAACAAGAGTCTTTCATATGAGTGTATCTGATCGGTATTTACATAAAAACTCAACATGAGAAAACCTTTATTCATATCTGAATAATATAAACGCCTGTATAAAGTTAGTCACAACTAACTCAAGGCTAAATAAAAAAGATGAATACTCATCTTTTTCGTTTTAGCCTCAACTAACTTCAATAATACAATAATACAAAATTTCTAAAGTCAATCTAAAAATATTATCATATTACTATTTATTAACTATTAATTTTAAAAATAGACATGGTCTCATTAAGCTCTTGAGCCATTTTGTTAAGTTCTCCGGCATACTGAAGGAGTTTTTCCGCTCCTGCCAGCTGTTCCTGAGTACTTGCGGAAACTTCCTGGGAAGTTGAAGCAGCCTGCTCCGATACCACCGATATGGTATTTAATACATTTTTGGTCATCTCATTTAGTGATACAATCTCTTTAACAGAACTATCCACTTCATTTATCTGTTCAGAAATATCCAACATACCTTCCAGAATAGTTTTAAAAGCATTATCCGTTTCATTAACTGCATCCAACTGCTGGGCAATAATATAGCTGGTGTTGTTTGCATAATCAACTATCAATTCCGTTTTCTTCTGTATGTTGTTCAGTATGTCGTTTATAATATTGGATGCGTCTTTCGTACGGTTTGCAAGTTTTTTTACTTCGGATGCAACCACTGCAAATCCTTTTCCTGCTTCACCGGCCCTCGCCGCTTCAATGGTGGCATTTAATGCCAGAAGCTTGGTTTGACCTGAAATATCCAGTATCATTTTTATTATCTTTTTTATTTCTTTCATGTCATTGTTAAGTCCTATGATGTCATTAATTATTTGCTTTGATACTTCACCGGTTTCTGTAGACTTGTCCTTCAGATTCTCAACAGTACCAAGGGCTTTTTCACTGAGCATTCGAGTATTTTTTGCAATATTTGAAACAACCGCCGTTTTCCCTTCAACTTCTTTTATTCCGTCATATAATTTATTCATATAATCGGAAGCATTGGCAATGTTCATTGCCTGGGATGCCGCACCTTGCGCAATTTCTTCCATGGTAGCGGCAATACTCGATGTAAGAATCCTTGATTTATTTGCAGATTCCTCAATCTTTTCAGAACTGTATAATACATTTACTGCAGATTCATTGCCTTTTGATACAATTTTTATTATGTTTCCTATCATATCATTAAAATTATTTACAACAACACTTATCTCATCTTTATTTTTATCGGTTTGGGCAATGGTAAGATTTCCGTCCCTGTTGCGCTTCATTAATTCAACAAGTTTTCTTAGCGGCGCGGAAATACTGCGGGTTATCACCAGGGAAAGCAAAATCGTAGCAAAAAAACATATTATAAAAATAACGACCATGGTTGCTAAAAGCCTGTTAGTTTCTTTATTTAGATAAGAGTAAGGTATGTTACTTACAAGGTACCAGCCATATTCATCCAAATACGTATAAGTAATAAGGTATCTCTTGTTATTTATATACGCAGGAAAAGCATTTATTTTCTCTTCATTTTTTAAAGTCAGTTCTTTAACAAAATCCTTGTCGGGAAACTCCAAGCCCGCAACAAATTCATCACTGTTGCTTGATATAACAAGCCCGTTACTGTCCAAAATGAATATGTCCGTATCTTCGCCCAAGTCTATTCCTTCATATTGCTTTAAAATATAGTCACTTTTCATAACACAAATTATATACCCTATAGTTTTTGCATTACTTACAGAAATAATTCTTCTCGAAGTCATGGGATAGCACTTAATACCTTTTCCATCCCGCTTTATGTAAAATTCAATATTGTTGATCTTGTCCGATGATTTTATATTTTCAATAATTTTCTTTTGTGCCTCCTTTGACATTATGCTATTATTTCCATAATGACATTCTATTTCATCATTCAAAACCACCTTCAACAATTCCACGTCATTTCCCATCAAACCAAGTTTTTGAGATATATATACTCCTATACTTTCGCTAAGCTGTCTTCTTTTATACGCATCAATGTCCGGATTTTTCATTTGAACCAGTACATCCTGAAAAGATGTTCTTTCGGAAGAAAAATCATTTATGAATTTCTGGTATCTGTCCATTTCCTTGTTTAAATAGTCCCCCAGCTGATTTGTAATCTGTATTGAATAAGTACTTATTTTCGTTTTAATTGCTTCACTGGATTTTTTATACCACAACATACCGGTAAAAATTAAAATAAGAGCCACAAGTGCTGTAAAAGACACGAAAAGTCTTGTACGAATCTTTATATTTCTAAAAGGCTTGCTTAAAAAATCAAGGATTTTTTCTAAATTAATTCTTGCAGACATACCTTCATTGTCACTGCCATCCATGTCCCTCTTATTATCCGTCAAACCATTAAACTTCGAACGTAATTTTATTCTTAACTTCTTCGTATTGCTTATTACCCCGGTAATAAAACGCTTTATAACTTTAGCAAAACGTATTATACTTGTTTTCAGCCGGTTTGAAAAATCCTTGAAAGGCTTCATAATATTCCTCCTACTTTTCTAAAGCTGGAAGTACTGTTTATCATTCAATCAATACTTCCTGTGAATCAATTTCTGTGCCTGCTCTCCAATACTCTTTATCAACGCCCTTGCAGTAATATTTTTAACGTTACGCTTTACCTTCATATCAAATAGCAAGTCCGCACAATTCTTTGACGGAACGTTTAATCCAGACTCAACAGGAAGAAAATATAAATATACAAAAAATATAAGATGAAAAAAACTTTTAATATTATAATCGGTATAATGCCTCTTACAATTTAACAAAAAATAATAAATCAGACACAACATTAGCATGCCTGACTATTATTTGACATATATTCAGTAAGTATAAAACTGGCTGTTTATTCAAACAATCTACAGCATCAATTAAGAACAGTAATAAGAACAGTAAGTTGAAGCCTTTGGCATTTAACATATCATTCCTTGTCGGTATCCTCATTCATAACAGCTTCATAATTCTTTTTAGCCTTTGAGCCCCAATAACCATAGAAAACAATAACTGTCATGAAGAAAACAAGCGGTGTCATGCGAAGCAAAACAAAAGGGAGTTCAAAAAAGAATGCGGACCAGAATGCCCTTCCTGTACGTTCCCACAAGCCCGGAGTCAAAAATGCCAGTTTTGAAAGATCTCCGCCGACGGAAAATAATATAATGCATAAGTAAAATATAAAACATGCAATATTCGCCAAACAAATTCGGTATAAAGTTTTATATCGTGCAGCAGCCGAAACCCTGTCCGAAAAAATATCTGTCCCGGCCTTCTCATTCATCGGCAAAAAATATTGGTTTCCACTGTTTTTGGTGCCATAAACATGTTTCCATCCTGCATCTTCAAACAATGCAATATAATTATCAAATTCCTTTTTGTCTTTAAATATCCTGTAATCAATTTTGTAATTCAATCAATTTTGTAATTCAGATTTTGCGGCTTTCCGGATTCAAAATGACAAAAACCAAATATGGAGTACTTTTTAAAAATATATCCCTGTCGGGCCATGTCTTTCAAATATTTTTCTTCCTCATCAAAATTCCAAAACATCTTGAATTTTTTCATACTATTCATCTCCCTGAATCCTGTTATAAATATCGACCATATGCTTTAGCCTCTGCACTTCCAACTTAAGTACCCGGGCGCCTTCTTCCGTAGTCTTATACATTTTGCGCCGCGGGTCTGAGGAGGGTACGGATGCAATCAACTTCTGTTTTAAAAGATTCTCAAGCGCCCCATACATTGTACCGGCAGCGATTCTGACACGTCCTTCGCTTAATTCTTCCGCCTTCTGCATCACCGCATATCCATGTCCCGGCTCAAGCAACGAAAGCAGAATATAATATGTTGTCTCTGTCAATGGCAGATGTTTTTCCAGATTCATTTTTTCCTTCCTTTCCATAGTGTGGCTATATAGTTCAACTATACAGTATAACTGTATAGTTGAACTATATAGTTATATTATATATAGTCAAACTGTATATTGTCAAGAATAAAATACAGAGTTAAGAGATGTGCCGGTTTTTGGCATGACAGTACAATAGAAAGGCATAATAAAAGGCAGGCGTTTTATAAAGAGGCCTGCTGCCGTTACACACCTCTTAACGCTTGCCTTTTAACGCAATATGCTGCGGATACCATCTTACAAACCATATCGTAAAAATACCCATAGCCCAGGTCGCAGCATTATTCAGAATTTGCAACAGCACGATCATGTTCAAACGCATCAAAAACCACGACCAAATCGCTGTTAAAATATATAAAATTCCCCAGCCTACGGCCAATACATAATTTGTTTTCATGAAAATAGGGTTGTTTAACGCATCTTCACCGTTATAATCGTACTTGACATACGCGGCGCAAAGAGGCTCTCGTGTAAAGCAGGACAGAAGCCACATAAGCCCGAATGCAAGGTATCCTGCCACAATGGATATTATTTTCATGTCATTCTGTAAAGTCAGAACCGATAAAAGTGATACAACCGCCATTGAAATTTTGTCATAAACGGTCAGCTCTTTTCGTGCCATAACCATGGGAGTGCATGCACAAACTGCAAGGGTAATAATTGCACCTATATTGGCGTTAATGGATACGGCAATCCAAAACGTAATCCACGGAATCAGCATTGTCATCATTGACGGCTTTTTATTCTTTGATGTCAGGCTTTTGTCAATCTCATTTTCCTGTTGTTCTTTGGTTTTGCTAAAATATTTATCCCAATTCATCATCAAAGAAAAATCACCGGTAACCTTATACATACCTTTAAAAAGTGCCACATCTCCTCTTATCTCACCTCTGGCAATGGATGTCCATACTTCCCACGGTGTCTCAATTCTTGTTGTTGCCGGCAAACTGCCGGCGGTAAAAACTTTGCTGCCGTCTTTCCCCAATAAAATTTGATAGGTTTTGCCCAAATCCGTGTAACATATCTCCAGCACACGGTCTTTTCCGTCATAACTTCCCTTATTGTACAAAGCCGCCATTTGCCTGGTGAAAGAAAGACTCTTGTCAACTTCATTGCCGGTTTCTTTGTCAATTCCCCAACTGGCATCAGCCATTTGTTCAAATACTTCCTTAGGATACAAAAGTTCATTCAGCTTGCTTCTTGTCTCATTTGAAATACCTGTTGATATATATTCTCTGCCGGCTTTTCTTACTATATCGAGGTATTCGTCCGTTCTTTTTTTCAATTCCGGAGCACGAAACAGTTCTCCCTGACCGCAGAAAATTGTCTCATAATTGCCTTTGCCACAAATATAGTCAAACATACTTTTTACACTTTCATAATTTTTTTCGGCGGAATAAAACCCACAGGTGGAAATTAAAATGTATCTTTTGCCGCTCATATCATATCTTGAAGGGTGACTTCCGCTTCCCATACCGTCTTCTCGCTCCGTCATAAAGGGAAGGTTCATTGGAAGCTGTCTGTCAATCAAGTTTTTAAGCGGGCCCGGAACATTAAAATAGTACAAAGGAAAACTCCAAATGATAATGTCAGCCCACAATTCATCCTCTATAACCCGGCTCATATCATCATTTATCACGCATTTTCCGGGCGTTTTGCTCCAGCAGCAAAAACAGCCCTTGCAGGGCGATAAATTCAGCCTGGACACCGTAACTTCCCTTACATCATTGTCTCCCATACCTTCGAGAAAGGCTTTGGTAAGTTTCAAAGAGTTGCTGGCATCACCTTTCGGACTTCCGTTTATAACAAGTATTTTCATTTTTCAACATCCTCCAGAATTTTAATGCAGCAGTCGCACCATTCTGACAACATCTTCATATAACGTATTCCGTACTCTACGGTCATATTCCAATAAACAGAATCCTCAGGACGTGCTACCATCCCCTTATAAATTTTCATGGTTTCAAATACGGAAGAGTACCTCTCTATGGCCTGCTGCGCCTCATTTTTTATTTCCCGGAGGCGTTCTATATTTTCTTCTTTCGGTAACTCTCCGGAGAAAAACACTTTCATGCACAGAGGACTATTCCTGTTTCCGTAGTCGTACTCTCTCAGCCAGCGTTTCAGCTCTTCCCGTCCGCTTTCGGTTATGGAAAACACTTTTTTGTCGGGCTTTCCGGTTTGTTTCACAACAATGTCTGTCACAAATCCGTCTTTTTTCAGGGTATTAAGCTCCCGGTAGATTTGACTGGTATTTGCAGTCCAGAAGAAGCTTAAGGAGTCTCTGAATACTTTCATGATTTCGTATCCTGTCATATCACCGTAATTTAACAAACCCAATATTCCGTGTTTTAGCATATTTATCACCACATATTCCACTTGTATAATATTATTATATTCCACAAGTGGAATATTGTCAATATATAACAAGGCTTTGCCCTATCCGTCCCCTGTTCTACAGAACCATTACCAAAGTTCCTGCTGTAAGCAATATACAGCCAATCAGTGATTTTGCAGTAAATTTTTCGCGCAAAAAAACAAACGCAAGGACTATTGTAATTACAACACTCATTTTATCAATCGGCACAACTTTCGATACATCTCCCGTTTGCAATGCCTTGTAATAGCACAGCCATGAAGCACCGGTTGCAATTCCTGACAGAATTAAAAATATCCAACTCTTTCTGCTAATTTGGGACAAACCACCCTGTGCATGGGTAAAAAAGACCATTGCCCACGCCATAATCACAACCACAACCGTCCTTATCGCCGTTGCAAGGTGAGAATTTACATTTTCTATACCGACTTTTGCGAGTATGGAAGTAAGTGCTGCAAATACTGCAGACAGTATTGCAAATATCATCCACATACAATTGACCCCCCATTTTTTATTTATCTTTCTTATTTTCCGTCACTATGATTACCAAAAAACAATTGAGCTTTATCGAGAAAGAACTCATTCTCGAAAAAGCCCAAAAATACGCCACATTCTACCATTTTCATCAATCTTGGCAGTATTACTAAAATTTAATTACCTTTGGCGCCTCGGTAAATGAGTAAAAAGTAGCTGTCGCATCTTCAAAGTAAAGAACTTCCGTATTGTCGTCCTCCGCAGAATACATACCTTTAAGCTCCGGATAATTATCAAGCATATGCTTTTTGGCCTCTACTCTGTCATCTCGGACAAGCTTGCCTGACACTCTCAGCCACTTGCCGTCGGCAAAGGCACAGAGCTCCACTTTTGGATTTGCCTGAATCTGTTTTGACACATCTTTTACTTTGCCTGTTTGAATATAAAGTTTGCCTTCAAAAATATCCACCGTGCCAAACGGTCTAACCCTGGGCTGATCTCCTTCTACCGTAGCCAAATAATATGTTCCGCACTTCTTTAAAAATTCATAAACTTCCTGCATTTCTTTTTCCTCCTGTCTATCTAAACTTGTCTGAATGTATTTTATTCCTTTCAGACACAAATACTTTATTTTTTATCAGCAAATCTATTTATCCAACAAATCTGGAAAACTATTAGTTTGTTAATTCTTGCACAAGCTATATTATATCACTTTTAATTAATTTTTCTCACAATAAAAATAAAAAAAATAAAAGGTTCGTTGTAAAATTAAATGCAACAGTAAAATGAAATAAAAAATTGACAACCATAGTGAGAAATCATGTATGATTTAGGTGTCCAATCCAAACATACAGGAGGTTCTCAACTATGGCTGTACAATATAAGTCTACCACAACTGAGCATAAGTTTAAACACTTAAGTGTTTATGAAAGAGGGCAGATTGCAGCTCTTTTAAAAGAAGGAAAGAGTCAACGTTATATTGCTAATAAACTAGGTCGCTCGCCAAGTACAATTAGCCGTGAAATTAAAAGAGGGACAACAATGCAGATGAGAACTGATTTATCGACATACAAAGTATATTTTCCTGAAACAGGGCAGGCAGTTTATGAGAAAAATCGTATGAATTGCGGAGCAAAGCGTAAATTGGCTCAAGTTGAAGATTTTCTTAAGTTTGCAGAAGATAAGATACTACGCGAAAAATGGTCTCCAGATGCAGTTGTTGGTTTATGTAGGAGAGACCCCAAGTGGCAAAATTCTACTATTGTATGTACCAAAACACTGTATAATTATATAGACCTGGGACTCATAAAAGTACGAAATATAGATTTAAATCTTAAACTACGTTTAAAATCTAAAATAAAAAGGATACGTCAAAACAAACGGGTTGTAGGGAAAAGCATTGATCAAAGGCCGGAAGAAGTACAATCACGTCAAACCTTTGGGCATTGGGAAATTGATACGGTAACAGGCAAAAAGTCTAACGATTCAGTAATTTTAACCTTAACTGAACGAAAAACCCGCTACGAGTTATTGTTTCTTTTGGACGCAAAAGACAGTAATACTGTTAACGAGGCACTTTCAGAACTTAAGAATTGTTATGGTAAGGATGTTTCAAATGTATTTCGCACTATAACGGCAGACAATGGTTCTGAATTTAGTAGACTATCCGAAATGTTACAAGGGCTAGGAATTGAAGCTTATTTCACTCATCCTTATTCCTCATGGGAGAGAGGAACTAATGAACGTCATAATGGACTTATTAGGCGTTTTATTCCTAAAGGAAAGGCTATAAAAGATTTTTCTGAAGAAACGATAAAACGGATACAACAATGGTTAAACAGCCTTCCACGAAGGATATTAGGTTACAAAACACCTGAAGAATGTTTTAATGAAGAGATACATAACCTGGTAAACAAAAATATATCAGCAATAGCCTGAGCCCTTCATCCAAGATATTTTAAAGCTCATTTGAGGGTAGTCAAGGGTAAAGACTTTGTCTTATCTATCGATAACCCTTGACTACCCTCTGCACTCGCTCAAGATAGTAGTTAAGAAGGGCTAAAAGATGATGTTGTACTTTAACACCTAAAATTATGGATGATTTCCACTATAGGTGTTGCATTTAATATTGCAATTTACATAAAAAAAATAAAATTAAGACACACTTGAAAACATGTTGGAATAAAGAATTGTATCCTGTTCTATTGTTCTGCATAATTCCTCAAATTTACTATTTAAATGAGGCGGGGTCCATTCAGGGCTTTTGCAGAGAAAGATATAATCAAACTTTTCATTATAAACAGATTTTATATCATCAGTATGTTCAAATGGGAATATTCCGTCCAGACAGTAGATTTGCGAGTCCTCTCTTCTGATCCATTTTACCTTCGTATCAGGCCGCTCTTCAAGAACTCTTCTTAACCAGTTGCCGCAATTGTAATAGTCATTACCTCTATAATAGTGATAGTAGTCATGGTGAAAATCAATATTTACTATCTTAAATTGTGATTTTTCCGGCAATTTTTCAATAATACTTTTTATATATTTATGACTGTCTGCTTTCATGAAATTTTCTTTGGGTATCTTCAATTCCTTCACAAATTTTTTTAAGAAATGAAAATCGTCAATTACCCCTATTTTCTTAAGCTCCGGATATTTTAAATATCTTTCTTCCCACACAGACTTAAGTTTATTTTCGGGTATCTCATCACTTCCTTTTGGAAAATACATGTCCCGGGCCTGTGATGAAGCATTAATAAAATAATCAAAATCAATGCTTAATATACCTATCACAATATCACCCCCATGTAAACAAAAGAAAGCGATAAATTGCAATATTAACTTACATTATTTATTATACAAGTTATTAAATTCATTTTCAAAAGCTTTGCTGTTTATAAAATCCGTAATAACATTTGATTTTTTACAATAACAATGAATACAACCACCTTTGGCAACAAAATAACTGTCTGCTCATTCAAATCAGAATATGCAATTGAGGGATGGAGAATTCCATCCCTCAAACGTAATAAATTTTAACGGAATCAAATTGGCATTTTACAGCCCGGCTGTCAATTCAAAACTATTTCCGCTTCTTTTTCCTTATTTTTGCTCATTTGTCCAAGAATATCTATAATTTCCGGATTAAGCTCTCCATAAGAATCCATGGTGACAGAAGTTTTCTTCAGCCTGAATTTTTCCACCAACTGTTTGAGCCTTTCAGCCTGGCTTGAAAGTTCCTCGCTTGCGGCTGCGCTTTCCTCTGATGTGGCTGAATTTTTCTGAACTACCTGTGATACCTGCGTAATACCCTGATTAATATGAGCAATCGCAGTGGCTTGCTCATTTGAAGCTTCATTTATATCACTTACCAGATTTGACACAGATTCTACGCCACTGACAATCTTCTCCAACGCTTCAGCAGTTTCTTTCGCAATTTTAGCTCCGACTTCCACTTTCTTTATTGAATCCTCAATCAAAGCCGTCGTTTCTTTTGCCGCGTTGGCGGAACGTCCTGCAAGAGTTCTGACCTCTTCGGCAACAACAGCAAAACCTTTGCCGTGCTGTCCCGCCCTGGCTGCCTCAACTGCGGCATTTAGTGCCAGTATGTTGGTCTGAAAAGCAATATCATCTATTACTTTGATAATTTTATTTATATTATTGGATGATTCATTAATCTCATCCATTGCTTTCAACATTTCCTGCATATGATCATTTCCGGTAAGTGCAAAAGTCTTTGCTTTCTCAGCCAAGTCATTGGCCTGATTTGCATTATCGGCATTTATCTTTGTTTTTGATGCTACTTCTTCTATGGAAGCGGACAGCTCTTCGATCGAGCTTGCCTGCTCCGTGGCACCCTGCGAAAGTGCCATGCTGGAATCAGATATTTGTCTGGCTCCTGCTGAAACCTGTTCGGCCGCGGAAGCAATATTCATTATCAAATTGTTAATATTGTGCACCATTTCAGACAGCTTCTGTCCCAGCAAGTCCTTTTGGGAACGAATGGGTACATCAACCGTAAGATCCCCGTCAGCGATTTTTTCAACTATAAATGCCTGCTTTTTCGTACTTTCGACCAGATTTCTGAAAGCATCCACAAGTTTTCCTGTTTCATCTTTGGAATTAATATCAAAAGTTATATCCATATCTCCTTCGGCAAGCTTGCCGGCAGCAGCAACCACTTTGGTAATAGGCTTGGATATACCATTGGAGATAATAAGACCTAATACAAGCGCAAATACCGCGCCGACAGCTATTACCATAACCATTAATCCAATTGAGTTGTCCGC comes from Acetivibrio thermocellus ATCC 27405 and encodes:
- a CDS encoding flavodoxin family protein; the protein is MKILVINGSPKGDASNSLKLTKAFLEGMGDNDVREVTVSRLNLSPCKGCFCCWSKTPGKCVINDDMSRVIEDELWADIIIWSFPLYYFNVPGPLKNLIDRQLPMNLPFMTEREDGMGSGSHPSRYDMSGKRYILISTCGFYSAEKNYESVKSMFDYICGKGNYETIFCGQGELFRAPELKKRTDEYLDIVRKAGREYISTGISNETRSKLNELLYPKEVFEQMADASWGIDKETGNEVDKSLSFTRQMAALYNKGSYDGKDRVLEICYTDLGKTYQILLGKDGSKVFTAGSLPATTRIETPWEVWTSIARGEIRGDVALFKGMYKVTGDFSLMMNWDKYFSKTKEQQENEIDKSLTSKNKKPSMMTMLIPWITFWIAVSINANIGAIITLAVCACTPMVMARKELTVYDKISMAVVSLLSVLTLQNDMKIISIVAGYLAFGLMWLLSCFTREPLCAAYVKYDYNGEDALNNPIFMKTNYVLAVGWGILYILTAIWSWFLMRLNMIVLLQILNNAATWAMGIFTIWFVRWYPQHIALKGKR
- a CDS encoding PadR family transcriptional regulator, which translates into the protein MNLEKHLPLTETTYYILLSLLEPGHGYAVMQKAEELSEGRVRIAAGTMYGALENLLKQKLIASVPSSDPRRKMYKTTEEGARVLKLEVQRLKHMVDIYNRIQGDE
- a CDS encoding DUF2812 domain-containing protein → MNYKIDYRIFKDKKEFDNYIALFEDAGWKHVYGTKNSGNQYFLPMNEKAGTDIFSDRVSAAARYKTLYRICLANIACFIFYLCIILFSVGGDLSKLAFLTPGLWERTGRAFWSAFFFELPFVLLRMTPLVFFMTVIVFYGYWGSKAKKNYEAVMNEDTDKE
- a CDS encoding pyridoxamine 5'-phosphate oxidase family protein yields the protein MQEVYEFLKKCGTYYLATVEGDQPRVRPFGTVDIFEGKLYIQTGKVKDVSKQIQANPKVELCAFADGKWLRVSGKLVRDDRVEAKKHMLDNYPELKGMYSAEDDNTEVLYFEDATATFYSFTEAPKVIKF
- a CDS encoding methyl-accepting chemotaxis protein produces the protein MKPFKDFSNRLKTSIIRFAKVIKRFITGVISNTKKLRIKLRSKFNGLTDNKRDMDGSDNEGMSARINLEKILDFLSKPFRNIKIRTRLFVSFTALVALILIFTGMLWYKKSSEAIKTKISTYSIQITNQLGDYLNKEMDRYQKFINDFSSERTSFQDVLVQMKNPDIDAYKRRQLSESIGVYISQKLGLMGNDVELLKVVLNDEIECHYGNNSIMSKEAQKKIIENIKSSDKINNIEFYIKRDGKGIKCYPMTSRRIISVSNAKTIGYIICVMKSDYILKQYEGIDLGEDTDIFILDSNGLVISSNSDEFVAGLEFPDKDFVKELTLKNEEKINAFPAYINNKRYLITYTYLDEYGWYLVSNIPYSYLNKETNRLLATMVVIFIICFFATILLSLVITRSISAPLRKLVELMKRNRDGNLTIAQTDKNKDEISVVVNNFNDMIGNIIKIVSKGNESAVNVLYSSEKIEESANKSRILTSSIAATMEEIAQGAASQAMNIANASDYMNKLYDGIKEVEGKTAVVSNIAKNTRMLSEKALGTVENLKDKSTETGEVSKQIINDIIGLNNDMKEIKKIIKMILDISGQTKLLALNATIEAARAGEAGKGFAVVASEVKKLANRTKDASNIINDILNNIQKKTELIVDYANNTSYIIAQQLDAVNETDNAFKTILEGMLDISEQINEVDSSVKEIVSLNEMTKNVLNTISVVSEQAASTSQEVSASTQEQLAGAEKLLQYAGELNKMAQELNETMSIFKINS
- a CDS encoding EamA family transporter: MWMIFAILSAVFAALTSILAKVGIENVNSHLATAIRTVVVVIMAWAMVFFTHAQGGLSQISRKSWIFLILSGIATGASWLCYYKALQTGDVSKVVPIDKMSVVITIVLAFVFLREKFTAKSLIGCILLTAGTLVMVL
- a CDS encoding PadR family transcriptional regulator, producing the protein MLKHGILGLLNYGDMTGYEIMKVFRDSLSFFWTANTSQIYRELNTLKKDGFVTDIVVKQTGKPDKKVFSITESGREELKRWLREYDYGNRNSPLCMKVFFSGELPKEENIERLREIKNEAQQAIERYSSVFETMKIYKGMVARPEDSVYWNMTVEYGIRYMKMLSEWCDCCIKILEDVEK
- a CDS encoding IS30-like element ISCth3 family transposase, which translates into the protein MAVQYKSTTTEHKFKHLSVYERGQIAALLKEGKSQRYIANKLGRSPSTISREIKRGTTMQMRTDLSTYKVYFPETGQAVYEKNRMNCGAKRKLAQVEDFLKFAEDKILREKWSPDAVVGLCRRDPKWQNSTIVCTKTLYNYIDLGLIKVRNIDLNLKLRLKSKIKRIRQNKRVVGKSIDQRPEEVQSRQTFGHWEIDTVTGKKSNDSVILTLTERKTRYELLFLLDAKDSNTVNEALSELKNCYGKDVSNVFRTITADNGSEFSRLSEMLQGLGIEAYFTHPYSSWERGTNERHNGLIRRFIPKGKAIKDFSEETIKRIQQWLNSLPRRILGYKTPEECFNEEIHNLVNKNISAIA
- the mutT gene encoding 8-oxo-dGTP diphosphatase MutT, which codes for MERIRVTAGIIINNDKVLITRRAPNENFAGGWEFPGGKIEADETPEECLARELKEELNITVSVEGFCTEVPYDYDDISIDLIAYYCTIVDGEIQMSVHDKYKWVKIEDLLNYDLLPADVPIAKRVVKEKGS
- a CDS encoding DUF2812 domain-containing protein, whose amino-acid sequence is MKKFKMFWNFDEEEKYLKDMARQGYIFKKYSIFGFCHFESGKPQNLNYKID
- a CDS encoding SdpI family protein produces the protein MWFWIIMFLCNLMIPVIMIGVGYMMYKHPPKSINAIYGYRTARSMKNDETWKFAHDCCGRLWFKLGFILLIPTIIAMLPFINGDVKTVGTVTMIIQCVQVLALVGSIFPVESSLKKNFDDDGNRRQDKN